The DNA sequence AAGGTGATCCCACTTATTTAATTGTCACCGAAGATAAACAAATTGCTTCCTATGGTTTAAATGCTGTTTGTACTCACCTTGGTTGTGTTGTACCTTGGAATGCGTCTGAAAATAAATTTATTTGTCCTTGTCATGGTTCTCAGTACAACAATGAAGGAAAAGTAGTAAGAGGTCCCGCACCTTTATCTTTAGCCCTTGTTCATGCTGATGTTAACGATGATAAAGTTTATTTAAGCAATTGGGAAGAAACTGATTTCCGCACTGGTGAAGAACCTTGGTGGAGTTAAAAAATTTCCCCTATTAGTTTTTATTTAGCTAAATTTTAACAAATTGTAAATATCAATGAGAGATAATTCTTTTTTTCGTCAAGTTAGTCGAATTTGCTTAGTGGCGATCGCTTCTTTAAGCATATTATTATTCAGCAATCTAGGTTTACCTCAAGCCGCTAATGCTTACCCTTTCTGGGCACAAGAAACCGCCCCTGAGACTCCCAGAGAAGCTACTGGACGTATTGTCTGTGCTAACTGTCACTTAGCCGCAAAACCTGCGGAAGTGGAAATTCCCCAGGCAGTTTTACCCGATACAGTTTTTGAAGCAGTGGTAAAAATTCCTTATGATCACTCTCAACAACAAGTATTAGGAGATGGAAGCAAAGGCGGTTTGAACGTAGGTGCAGTGTTAATGTTACCCGATGGTTTCCAGATTGCCCCTGAAGACCGTATTCCCGAAGAAATGAAGGAAAAAGTTAACGGTGCTTATTTCCAAACTTATAAAGAAGGACAAGATAACTGGATTATCGTTGGACCTTTACCCGGTGATCAATACGAAGAAATTGTTTTCCCTGTATTATCTCCTGATCCTAAAAATGATCCTAATATCCACTATGGAAAATATTCCGTACATTTAGGAGCAAACAGAGGTAGAGGTCAAGTTTATCCCACAGGTCAACTCAGCAATAATAATGTTTTCAAATCCACTGTTGCTGGTGCAATTACTAATATTACCGAAGCTGAAGCTGGTGGCTACACTGTCACTATCAATGACGGAGCAACCGACTATTCTGTTGAAATACCTGTCGGACCTGAATTAATCGTCACTGAAGGACAAGAAGTAGCTGTGGGCGAGGCTTTAACAAATGATCCTAACGTTGGTGGTTTTGGTCAAAAAGATACCGAAGTTGTGTTACAAAGCCCCGATCGCATCAAATGGTTATTAGTCTTCATCGCAGGTATTATGCTTGCTCAAATTCTTCTAGTATTGAAGAAAAAACAAATCGAAAAAGTACAAGAAGCGGGTTTATACTTCTAATCAATCCGATTTTCAAATTTATTTGATTGTGAGGGTTTTATACCCTCTTTTTTTGTTTATTAGTGAGATAGATATTAGATATTGCTTGTACCTAAAGAAAAACATTTCGGTTTTTTTGTTGAACCATATAATGCTAGAAGAACCTGTCATCTGAAACCTACCTAAATCAAACATTTTTGCTGAACAAATGAGGTATATTTTAGACAGTTGTAAGGGTTTATTTTTTAGCAAAACTGCTCACACTTTCTTGATATGATGGGAAATAAATAAATTCAAAACGAATTGTAAGTTATATCATAAGGTAATGATTTTTTCTCAGGTAATTAGTTTGGTTTTAGCTTTAATAATTGCTTTTTTTGCTGTTAACCCGTCGGCGGAGGCTTTAGACTATACAAAACGGGATTTAGCAGAAGTGGACTTTTCTGGGCAAAATTTAACAGATGCCACTTTCAATAAAACAAATTTACGCAGTGCCAATCTTAGTCAAGCAGATTTACAAGGAGTTAGCTTTTTTGGGGCGAATATGGATTCTATTAATTTAGAAGGGGCTAATTTAACTAATTCTATTCTTGATTCGGCTAGGCTTACTCGTGCTAATCTTCGTAATGCGGTACTTGAGGGAGCATTTGCTACAAACACAAAATTTGAAGGGGCAGATATTGAAGGGGCAGATTTTACAGATGTTATTTTACGTCCTGATGTAGAGGATATGCTATGCGAAAAAGCAAAAGGAGTTAATCCCACCACTGGTAAAAAAACCCGTGACACATTGTATTGTCCCTAGAAAAATATCTTCTCTACTGTTTAATCAAATAATTTTTACTTGTTATATATTTTTACTGCTTTTGGTGTAAATACGGGGATACGGATACATAACAATAATAATAATGCCAACATATGTATTGACCAATGTGCGATCGCAAGTCCCCAAATAATAAATACTGAAGCGGTGAAAATTCCCAAAATAAGGTGAATGTCTTGATTTGTACGTTGATAAATAAATATACTTGCGATGGTGGTAACAAATAAAAGTGTCATGAAGATGGGTATTAGCATGGCAATCACCTCGACTATTGATAGGGAAAACAGAAGCAACAAAAGGTCAATGAAAATCAAATTTATGATTACTTTTGAGTCATAATTGGCATTTATTTTTTGCTGTGATTATAACTTAACATTTTTGGGTCAGTATGATGGTTAAATAGAATACTTTGAATTAGAATTTGATAAAACTTCACAGTTATTAATATTTTGCTGTAATTTTTTTTCCTCAAAACTATTATATTTTTCCATCCATTTTTTTAGTTCATAAGTGCCTTGACAGTCATCTTCATTGTAAATAATAATGTACTCTAACCAAGTAGAATTACCCGTTTTTAACCATTGATCATACCAAAACACACATTGATCCCCTCCCACATTACCACCATTAGAAGATAATTTTCCTATTTTTGGGTCACGCCATCTAAAACCCAACCAATTAGCAACGGTTTTTAAAGAATAGTTTTCTACTGGTAAATAAAAAGAATTCATGAGAATTTTATGTAAGTCAAATAATCGAGATAATAATGTTTTTAATTGAGTAGAAGGTGTTTGATATAAATAGGCTAGTCTTTTGATAGTTTCAATTTCATATTCTGAGTAGTGGAAAATCGGGGCATTGGGATATTGATTGATAAACTCTAAAAATTGATGCCAAATAATTTTTTCTTCTTCTGGGGTTTTTGCCAAAAAGCTATAGTATTTTTGTTGGTTATTTTTTTTGTCAATTAATAAAATTCCTAAGAGATAATCTAAGGTGCGATCGCACCACATACTATTATTATTGAAATTATTACCTTGTGTACTGCCTTGCAAATTACCATCTGCCTCAATATCAAAATATAACTCGATGTCATTATTAGGTATTGGGAGTAAATTAGGTCGCTTAAGAATTGCTTGATGAGAAATAAGCGAAATAGACTGTTGTAAAAGCCTATCGGCAATACCTTTAGTGAAAACAAAAGTTAAATCGGATATGGAAGTTTGAGAAAGGGTAGTCATATTGTTAACCCCTATTTGTTTTAAATATTCAATTCTTTTTGGTGTCATACCAGGAATAAGAGACAAATGTTGATCTGATTTTGCTTTTTGATAACAACCTTCATACCAAGGACAAAAACTGCATTTCTGGCGAGATATATATACATCAGGTATATTCTCTCCTGCTAACATCTGAAAACACTCATTAATTAATTCCTGAGAACGAGAAAACCAAACTTTGAGGTTGATTCTATGAGGTTTACGATTATCTCGCAAAGCCATTTCTCCTCTGTTGATATTAATTCCTTGAATTTGATTAAGAATATCAATAGTAAAAGCCATTAATAATTTATATTCAGGTTT is a window from the Cyanobacterium sp. Dongsha4 genome containing:
- a CDS encoding pentapeptide repeat-containing protein, with product MIFSQVISLVLALIIAFFAVNPSAEALDYTKRDLAEVDFSGQNLTDATFNKTNLRSANLSQADLQGVSFFGANMDSINLEGANLTNSILDSARLTRANLRNAVLEGAFATNTKFEGADIEGADFTDVILRPDVEDMLCEKAKGVNPTTGKKTRDTLYCP
- the petA gene encoding cytochrome f: MRDNSFFRQVSRICLVAIASLSILLFSNLGLPQAANAYPFWAQETAPETPREATGRIVCANCHLAAKPAEVEIPQAVLPDTVFEAVVKIPYDHSQQQVLGDGSKGGLNVGAVLMLPDGFQIAPEDRIPEEMKEKVNGAYFQTYKEGQDNWIIVGPLPGDQYEEIVFPVLSPDPKNDPNIHYGKYSVHLGANRGRGQVYPTGQLSNNNVFKSTVAGAITNITEAEAGGYTVTINDGATDYSVEIPVGPELIVTEGQEVAVGEALTNDPNVGGFGQKDTEVVLQSPDRIKWLLVFIAGIMLAQILLVLKKKQIEKVQEAGLYF
- a CDS encoding TM0106 family RecB-like putative nuclease — translated: MLLTDELLLHYRRCSRRAFLDIYGEEGQKSPEKDFLSKLRAEKEFHHQQIIAHYGLNPHQPRNMLKTQEVEVDKEKLIALTKQLMSQGVESIYKGVVAWNLIDGEAGKITLTATPTVLIKQNIPSELGNWSYYPLNIHLGKNVKPEYKLLMAFTIDILNQIQGININRGEMALRDNRKPHRINLKVWFSRSQELINECFQMLAGENIPDVYISRQKCSFCPWYEGCYQKAKSDQHLSLIPGMTPKRIEYLKQIGVNNMTTLSQTSISDLTFVFTKGIADRLLQQSISLISHQAILKRPNLLPIPNNDIELYFDIEADGNLQGSTQGNNFNNNSMWCDRTLDYLLGILLIDKKNNQQKYYSFLAKTPEEEKIIWHQFLEFINQYPNAPIFHYSEYEIETIKRLAYLYQTPSTQLKTLLSRLFDLHKILMNSFYLPVENYSLKTVANWLGFRWRDPKIGKLSSNGGNVGGDQCVFWYDQWLKTGNSTWLEYIIIYNEDDCQGTYELKKWMEKYNSFEEKKLQQNINNCEVLSNSNSKYSI
- the petC gene encoding cytochrome b6-f complex iron-sulfur subunit; translation: MTQISGNADVPDMGRRQFMNLLTFGTITGVAAGALYPVVSYFIPKSAGGTGAGIAAKDKLGNDVVASEFLASHQGGDRTLAQGLKGDPTYLIVTEDKQIASYGLNAVCTHLGCVVPWNASENKFICPCHGSQYNNEGKVVRGPAPLSLALVHADVNDDKVYLSNWEETDFRTGEEPWWS